One Trichoderma atroviride chromosome 7, complete sequence DNA segment encodes these proteins:
- a CDS encoding uncharacterized protein (EggNog:ENOG41) encodes MDQHLSPSPPHRTPIVRITKPQDTAAAPPSPTSERKLKAKPKISSLETVIEGDARAHLSLSPDDAARPVVRAVPRGEKERQAEKRSQYFHDALYERSGRNSAVEAVRREALVYAEVKTNVTVEDEQHFLITFSHQLAARYNRYPSSTVVSLLHSQCLFFGGSSHPAYILTITALPSEVQPATNKRNTAVLQKHMETILRVPPMRGVVRFVPAAEECLAWGSKTVAGRISDAVAKDREVASEGEGSKSHERRILKSLSLRRSPASITPSSTQPPNPSRHGQEAGGSAAARIESADKPEGEENVKVIKKKKSIIHTLFRTKAEDEEPSAS; translated from the exons ATGGACCAACATCTATCGCCATCTCCGCCACATAGAACTCCAATCGTCAGAATCACGAAGCCCCAAgatacagcagcagcacctccTTCGCCCACTTCAGAGCGAAAACTCAAGGCCAAACCCAAGATATCCAGCTTGGAGACTGTCATAGAAGGCGATGCCCGAGCTCATCTCAGCTTATCCCCAGACGATGCCGCCAGGCCTGTCGTTAGAGCAGTGCCGCGTGGTGAAAAGGAGCGCCAGGCCGAGAAACGAAGCCAATACTTTCACGATGCGCTTTACGAACGATCTGGGAGGAATTCAGCTGTGGAAGCAGTTCGGAGAGAAGCTTTAGTTTATGCTGAAGTGAAAACAAATGTCACG GTTGAAGACGAGCAACACTTCCTCATCACCTTTTCCCACCAGCTCGCCGCAAGATACAACCGCTATCCTTCTTCTACTgtcgtctctcttctccacagccaatgtctcttctttggcggctcATCGCACCCCGCCTACATTCTCACCATCACGGCTCTCCCCTCTGAAGTTCAGCCCGCCACCAATAAGCGCAACACTGCAGTGCTGCAGAAACACATGGAAACCATTCTTCGTGTTCCACCTATGAGAGGAGTGGTGCGCTTTGTCCCTGCAGCAGAAGAGTGCCTTGCTTGGGGAAGCAAAACGGTCGCGGGGAGGATTTCGGATGCTGTGGCCAAGGATAGAGAGGTTGCGagtgaaggagaagggagCAAATCACACGAGAGGCGGATATTAAAG TCACTATCGTTGCGAAGGTCTCCAGCGAGCATCACGCCTTCGAGTACGCAGCCTCCAAATCCTTCAAGACACGGGCAGGAAGCGGGCGGAAGTGCAGCTGCTCGCATAGAGTCTGCTGATAAGCccgagggagaagaaaatgtcaaggtaataaaaaagaagaagagcattatCCACACGCTGTTTCGGACAAAggctgaagacgaggagcCCTCAGCATCCTGA
- a CDS encoding uncharacterized protein (BUSCO:EOG092D1N80) — protein MAVACPICNKPVKPTDINDHIDSGCTTLIFDPSTPIVPPQPQPSTQNGAAIPASQPQKRSASSFFTPTPKRQITDPGPKAHTPISNMTFPPLAGKKRSLDEGPQEDRKMEDAAPLNGDANGAANGADADGRVLKKTKTHRAAPLAERMRPKTLDDVCGQELVGTNGVLRSLIESDRVPSMILWGASGTGKTTIARCIAQMVGSRFIELNATSSGVQECKKLFQEAANDLQLTGRKTIIFCDEIHRFNKAQQDVFLRPVEAGTITLIGATTENPSFKVANALLSRCRTFTLRSLGTEDIVDILRRARKVEESVYPPSPLIDDEMMSYLARFSDGDARTALNLLELALSLTLREGMTQETMKQSLTKTLVYDRAGDQHYDTISAFHKSVRGNDPDAALYYLARMIQSGEDPLFIARRMVVIASEDVGLADNTLLPLATATYTATQQIGLPEARIPLAHCAVALCLAPKSTRAYRGLNNAFAALREPGVASLPVPLHLRNAPTRLMRDLGFGAEYKYPPNYKDGKVRQQYLPDELVGRTFLETRDLGTVVDHDYEMKDVPT, from the coding sequence ATGGCAGTCGCCTGCCCAATCTGCAACAAGCCCGTCAAGCCAACCGATATCAACGACCACATCGACTCCGGCTGCACAACCCTCATCTTCGATCCGAGCACTCCAATCGTCCCTCCGCAACCTCAGCCGTCGACGCAAAATGGCGCCGCAATCCCTGCCTCGCAGCCACAGAAGCGCAGCgcttccagcttcttcacgCCCACGCCCAAGCGGCAGATCACCGATCCCGGCCCCAAAGCCCACACGCCCATCAGCAACATGACGTTCCCGCCGCTGGCCGGCAAGAAGAGGTCTCTTGACGAGGGGCCGCAGGAGGACcggaagatggaagacgcGGCACCGCTGAATGGCGATGCGAATGGAGCGGCAAACGGGGCAGACGCCGATGGACGGGTGCTGAAAAAGACCAAGACGCACCGCGCAGCCCCCCTCGCCGAGAGGATGCGGCCAAAGACGCTGGACGACGTGTGTGGACAAGAGCTCGTCGGAACCAACGGCGTGCTGCGGTCGCTCATCGAATCGGACCGGGTGCCGTCCATGATACTCTGGGGCGCTTCGGGAACTGGCAAAACCACGATTGCAAGGTGCATTGCCCAGATGGTGGGCAGCCGCTTCATCGAGCTCAACGCCACCAGCTCGGGCGTGCAGGAATGCAAGAAGCTGTTCCAGGAGGCCGCCAACGACCTGCAGCTCACGGGCCGCAAGACAATCATCTTTTGCGACGAAATCCACCGCTTCAACAAGGCCCAGCAGGACGTCTTTCTGCGGCCGGTCGAGGCGGGCACCATCACCCTCATCGGCGCCACGACGGAGAACCCGTCTTTCAAAGTCGCCAATGCGCTGCTCTCTCGATGTCGGACATTTACGCTGCGGTCCCTCGGCACGGAAGACATTGTCGATATCCTGAGGCGGGCTCGCAAGGTGGAGGAGTCGGTCTACCCGCCTTCGCCCCTCATTGACgacgagatgatgagctACCTTGCCCGCTTCAGCGACGGCGATGCCCGCACAGCCCTCAACCTTCTCGAACTCGCCCTATCGCTCACCCTCCGCGAGGGCATGACGCAAGAAACAATGAAGCAGTCTCTCACCAAAACTCTCGTCTACGACCGCGCTGGCGACCAGCACTACGACACAATCTCCGCCTTTCACAAGTCTGTCCGAGGAAACGACCCAGACGCTGCCTTGTACTACCTCGCACGCATGATCCAGTCCGGCGAAGACCCCCTATTCATAGCCCGCCGCATGGTCGTCATCGCCTCAGAAGACGTCGGCCTCGCAGACAACACCCTCCTGCCCCTTGCCACGGCCACCTATACGGCCACGCAGCAAATTGGCCTGCCCGAAGCCCGCATCCCCCTAGCTCACTGCGCCGTGGCCCTCTGTCTGGCACCAAAGAGCACTCGCGCATACCGCGGTCTGAACAATGCCTTTGCCGCCCTGCGAGAGCCCGGCGTGGCGAGCCTACCGGTGCCGCTACACCTGAGAAACGCGCcgacgaggctgatgcgAGATTTGGGCTTTGGAGCAGAGTACAAGTACCCGCCCAATTACAAAGATGGCAAGGTGAGGCAGCAGTATCTTCCGGATGAGCTAGTTGGGCGGACGTTTCTGGAGACGAGAGATTTGGGGACGGTGGTTGATCACGATTACGAGATGAAGGATGTGCCAACATGA
- a CDS encoding uncharacterized protein (EggNog:ENOG41~BUSCO:EOG092D1Q5G), which yields MQDLNGSAGQGAPNGNANGARFGHASKPSNSDTGFSHGAFTSNVSGFADRHPRRANIPSLNTQNMSQNQGNGHDMTPGTAFDMQFTPLLPSQLLLGSPFQPGSPAAFGSPQFQGLSAFQQTQHQQSNGQQHNGGMQSPVQGNMSPQTYQALVSPSTYGAPSFFPPQSPTGAYGMQSPIQPTSPVSMGAGVVTGTSRTVYLGNIPPDTTAEEILGHVRSGQIESVRLLPDKNCAFISFLDASSATHFHSDAILKKLCIKGQDIKVGWGKPSQVPTSVALAVQQSGASRNVYLGNLPEEVSDEELREDLAKFGAIDTIKIVREKSIAFVHYLSIANAIKAVTQLPQEAKWQAPRRVYYGKDRCAYVSKTQQQNAAQYLGIAPGYAHMLTGADRDLISNALAQQSVAAAAVATSAGGMNNLGNRTIYLGNIHPETTIEEICNVVRGGLLHHIRYIPDKHICFVTFIDPTAAASFYALSNLQGLMIHNRRLKIGWGKHSGALPPAIALAVSGGASRNVYIGNLDETWTEERLRQDFTEYGEIELVNALREKSCAFVNFTNIANAIKAIEAIRGKDEYKKFKVNFGKDRCGNAPRQAQQSSSPRGDGVSSPPPNGSQNSNSPSNGNTPQPSAAMFNASSNPLTMYLSHMQQQAHQQQQQQQQMSVQQNILFNTAQSSDLSLDVPQQGPIGGHGQSASISNGYSMNGGMSNATTIGGLLAPGNGRGQHSRAVSLPVLAPGFENGGISPSESNGSHGERPHRGHQYQASYGGMGASGFGLAIQGGLNGWVEEEVAN from the coding sequence ATGCAGGATCTCAACGGAtctgctggccaaggagcgCCGAATGGTAATGCCAACGGTGCGCGCTTCGGCCATGCTTCCAAGCCTTCCAACAGCGATACCGGCTTTTCGCATGGAGCCTTCACCTCCAACGTCTCGGGCTTTGCTGACCGTCACCCTCGCCGCGCCAACATTCCCTCGCTCAACACCCAGAACATGAGCCAGAACCAGGGCAATGGCCATGACATGACCCCAGGCACGGCCTTTGACATGCAGTTCACGCCTCTGCTTCCGTCGCAGCTGCTCCTCGGTAGCCCCTTCCAGCCTGGAAGCCCCGCCGCCTTTGGCAGCCCTCAATTCCAGGGTCTCTCTGCCTTCCAACAGActcagcaccagcagtcCAACGGTCAGCAGCACAACGGCGGCATGCAGAGCCCTGTGCAGGGCAACATGTCGCCCCAGACTTACCAGGCCCTCGTCTCTCCTTCGACTTACGGAGCGCCCTCGTTCTTCCCTCCCCAGTCGCCTACGGGAGCGTATGGCATGCAGAGCCCGATCCAGCCCACGTCTCCCGTTTCCATGGGCGCTGGCGTCGTGACTGGCACCAGCCGAACCGTCTATCTCGGCAACATTCCTCCGGACACGACCGCCGAGGAGATCCTGGGCCATGTCAGAAGCGGTCAGATCGAGTCCGTCCGCCTGCTGCCCGACAAGAACTgcgccttcatctccttcctGGACGCCAGCTCCGCCACCCACTTCCACTctgatgccatcttgaagaagctgtgtATCAAGGGTCAGGACATCAAGGTTGGCTGGGGCAAGCCCTCTCAGGTTCCCACGTCCGTCGCGCTGGCTGTACAGCAGTCTGGCGCGTCCCGAAACGTCTACTTGGGCAACCTGCCCGAAGAGGTTTCCGACGAGGAGCTGCGCGAGGACCTTGCCAAGTTTGGCGCCATTGACACCATCAAGATTGTTCGCGAGAAGAGCATCGCCTTTGTTCACTACCTATCCATTGCCAACGCGATCAAGGCTGTGACGCAGTTGCCTCAGGAGGCCAAGTGGCAGGCCCCCCGTCGCGTGTACTACGGCAAGGATAGATGCGCCTACGTCTCAAAAACCCAGCAGCAAAACGCCGCCCAGTATCTGGGAATCGCCCCTGGCTATGCGCACATGCTCACCGGTGCCGACCGCGACCTCATCTCGAATGCCCTCGCTCAGCAATCCGTGGCTGCGGCCGCCGTTGCCACGAGCGCTGGTGGTATGAACAACTTGGGCAACCGGACCATTTACCTGGGCAACATCCACCCGGAAACCACAATTGAGGAGATTTGCAACGTCGTCCGAGGCGGTCTGCTGCATCACATCCGCTACATCCCCGACAAGCACATCTGCTTTGTGACCTTTATTGACCCCACAGCGGCCGCGTCGTTCTACGCTCTCAGCAACCTGCAGGGATTGATGATCCACAACCGAAGACTCAAGATTGGCTGGGGCAAGCATTCCGGTGCCTTGCCACCTGCGATTGCTCTCGCCGTTAGCGGCGGTGCTTCACGTAACGTCTACATTGGTAACCTGGACGAGACTTGGACGGAGGAGCGACTGCGCCAGGACTTTACCGAGTATGGTGAGATTGAGCTGGTCAACGCTCTCCGCGAGAAGAGCTGCGCCTTTGTAAACTTCACCAACAtcgccaacgccatcaaggccatcgaggCCATCCGCGGCAAGGACGAGTACAAGAAGTTCAAGGTCAACTTTGGCAAGGACCGATGCGGCAACGCCCCTCGCCAGGCTCAGCAGAGCTCATCCCCACGTGGCGATGGCGTCTCGTCGCCACCTCCCAACGGCTCGCAGAACAGCAACTCGCCATCCAACGGAAACACACCACAGCCGTCGGCAGCCATGTTCAACGCTTCGAGCAACCCGCTGACCATGTACCTGAGCcacatgcagcagcaggctcaccagcaacagcagcagcagcagcagatgtcGGTCCAGCAGAACATCTTGTTCAACACTGCCCAGTCCAGCGATCTGTCACTAGACGTCCCTCAGCAGGGTCCTATTGGCGGACACGGACAGTCTGCTAGCATTTCCAATGGATACTCAATGAACGGTGGCATGTCCAATGCCACCACCATTGGCGGCCTGCTTGCTCCTGGCAACGGCCGTGGCCAGCACAGCCGCGCCGTCAGTCTCCCAGTCCTTGCGCCTGGATTCGAGAACGGAGGTATCAGCCCTTCCGAGAGCAACGGCAGCCACGGCGAGAGGCCTCACCGTGGCCACCAGTACCAAGCCAGCTACGGTGGCATGGGAGCCTCTGGCTTTGGCCTGGCTATCCAGGGAGGCCTGAATGGCTGGGTGGAAGAGGAAGTGGCCAACTAG
- a CDS encoding uncharacterized protein (EggNog:ENOG41), whose protein sequence is MNATKTAPGMPPPGINAGDSGEEENLSDDSMCRDQDDAQAFLQPAMSAAASHLTSLRTPATEKAAALRRPQVDSYFDEPQTYGDDDGDGDTTPEAPAGASALPQSTPPLPATQLNGKPVPMLGPVPLASPRRHSPPSPWKSQQSTKDGKPFSEARGILHAAFEPTRQRSRSAGQEALKKLQQAFPSHLLPSLPKSLPKSLPKSLRPSRSDASRRRGHASSDSPPRDAPDSPSSPDANPAGSSSAASRPPLLRRTTSDDSMLYHSLSRASSLGDDDRFTDVRDMVNVRFMAIKHSLPDVPNFKIPSIPGLAGLQAISRRSTISLNGIFSNESANHSKQNLDSAAAAASKEMPKEAPIDDSERLDRVLEELTGDIVVMGGYRGSILRSAEPPHQQLWAPVKLGLNLRKANLEVGLDDADEETMEERIFPSGMLQHIGPIDISRKFFKKLRSCDNARAGRLRVWDYGYDWRLSPSRSSARLLDFLRGLPSNQPGVPVESRGAVVVAHSLGGLITRHAVNRQPDLFAGVLFCGTPMRCVNILGPMRNGDAVLFNDKLLTAQVNFSIRTSFALLPDDGFLFVDKYTGDEYPVDFFEPDNWVKYHLSPCVAPPLPPYNQPPPHSPLAAFFPNALLRPSKSDKRRNSMSGPDAASKEASSASNSNSSSNIPQGRASMAPQLGNNSRKPQNHRHTLSIPPSSQAPYSHSHDTNTNLPPSPPSPSIDPALFRRNYEYLTRTLASVKQFRSELVHNQAHQDANAYPPLAVIYGKSIPTVYAAHVNGRDAIPCSDAYDELVFRPGDGVVLARESMLPEGYSIAKGGRVSTDRGHVSILTDMPALGKALGALVRGRRKGIGYGSVSEAAGTTTTTQQDN, encoded by the coding sequence ATGAACGCCACAAAGACTGCGCCGGGGATGCCGCCCCCCGGCATCAACGCCGGAGACtctggcgaagaagaaaatcttTCAGACGACTCCATGTGTCGGGACCAGGATGACGCCCAGGCCTTTCTGCAGCCGGCCAtgagcgccgccgccagccattTGACCTCGTTGCGCACTCCCGCCACCGAAAaggctgctgcgctgcggaGGCCACAAGTCGACAGCTACTTTGATGAGCCTCAGACatacggcgacgacgacggagaCGGGGACACGACGCCGGAAGCACCAGCAGGAGCATCAGCTCTGCCTCAATCGACGCCTCCGCTGCCGGCAACGCAACTCAATGGAAAGCCTGTTCCTATGCTGGGGCCTGTGCCGCTGGCCTCGCCGCGACGACACAGTCCGCCTTCGCCGTGGAAGTCTCAGCAGTCGACCAAGGATGGAAAGCCGTTTAGCGAGGCCCGCGGGATTCTCCATGCGGCCTTTGAGCCCACCCGCCAACGATCACGGTCAGCTGGCCAGGaggccttgaagaagctgcagcaggcatTCCCCTCGCATCTGCTCCCGTCATTGCCAAAGTCGCTGCCAAAGTCGTTGCCCAAGTCGTTGCGGCCGAGCCGGTCTGACGCTTCCCGGCGGCGCGGCCACGCCTCGTCGGATTCTCCTCCTCGAGACGCCCCTGATTCTCCGTCAAGTCCGGATGCCAACCCTGCTGGCTCTTCCTCTGCAGCTTCAAGaccgccgctgctgcgcaGGACAACGTCTGACGACAGCATGCTGTACCACAGCCTGTCCCGCGCCTCGTCTCTGGGCGACGACGACCGCTTCACCGACGTCCGCGACATGGTCAACGTCCgcttcatggccatcaagCACAGCCTGCCCGACGTGCCCAACTTCAAGATTCCCAGCATCCCGGGCCTGGCCGGGCTGCAGGCCATCTCCCGCAGGTCCACAATCTCCCTCAACGGCATCTTCTCCAACGAATCCGCCAACCACTCCAAGCAGAACCTGgactctgctgctgctgctgcttccaagGAGATGCCCAAGGAAGCCCCCATTGACGATTCCGAGCGCCTGGACCGcgtgctggaggagctgacgGGCGACATCGTCGTCATGGGCGGCTACCGCGGCTCGATCCTGCGGTCTGCCGAGCCGCCGCACCAGCAGCTGTGGGCGCCGGTCAAGCTGGGGCTCAACCTGCGCAAGGCGAATCTCGAGGTCGGGCTGGACGACGCGGACGAGGAGACGATGGAGGAGCGCATCTTCCCGTCGGGCATGCTGCAGCACATCGGGCCCATTGACATCTCGCGCAAGttcttcaagaagctgcgcTCGTGCGACAACGCGCGCGCGGGGCGCCTCCGCGTGTGGGACTACGGCTACGACTGGCGCCTCAGCCCGTCGCGATCGTCGGCGCGGCTGCTCGACTTTCTGCGCGGCCTGCCGTCGAACCAGCCCGGCGTGCCTGTTGAATCCCgcggcgccgtcgtcgtcgcgcACAGCCTCGGCGGGCTCATCACGCGGCACGCCGTCAACCGGCAGCCCGACCTCTTCGCCGGCGTGCTCTTCTGCGGCACGCCCATGCGGTGCGTCAACATCCTGGGCCCGATGCGCAACGGCGACGCGGTGCTCTTCAACGACAAGCTGCTGACGGCGCAGGTCAACTTCTCCATCCGCACGTCgtttgcgctgctgcccGACGACGGCTTCCTCTTTGTCGACAAGTACACGGGCGACGAGTATCCCGTCGACTTCTTCGAGCCCGACAACTGGGTCAAGTACCATCTGAGCCCGTGTGtggcgccgccgctgccgccgtacaaccagccgccgccgcactCGCCCCTGGCCGCCTTTTTCCCGAATGCGCTGCTGCGCCCGAGCAAGTCGGACAAGAGGCGCAACTCCATGTCGGGGCCTGACGCGGCCAGCAAAGAGGCTTCCAGtgccagcaacagcaacagcagcagcaatatacCCCAGGGCCGAGCCTCCATGGCACCGCAGCTCGGCAACAACAGCCGCAAACCCCAAAACCACCGCCACACGCTCAGCATCCCGCCCTCGTCCCAAGCCCCCTATTCCCACTCCCACGACACAAACACCAACCTCCccccttcccccccctcgccCTCCATCGACCCAGCCCTCTTCCGCCGCAACTACGAATACCTCACCCGCACCCTCGCCTCCGTCAAGCAGTTCCGCTCCGAGCTCGTCCACAACCAGGCCCACCAAGACGCAAACGCCTACCCGCCCCTGGCCGTCATCTACGGCAAATCCATCCCCACCGTCTACGCCGCGCACGTCAACGGCCGCGACGCCATCCCCTGCTCCGACGCGTACGACGAGCTCGTCTTCCGCCCGGGCGACGGCGTCGTGCTGGCGAGGGAGAGCATGTTGCCCGAGGGCTACTCGATTGCAAAGGGCGGGCGCGTGAGCACGGATCGCGGGCATGTGTCCATTTTGACGGACATGCCGGCGCTGGGCAAGGCGTTGGGCGCGTTGGTGAGGGGGAGGAGAAAGGGGATTGGGTATGGGTCGGTGTCTGAAGCAGCggggacgacgacgacgacacaGCAGGATAATTGA